One part of the Asterias amurensis chromosome 11, ASM3211899v1 genome encodes these proteins:
- the LOC139944503 gene encoding small ribosomal subunit protein uS4: MPRVVCSKTSVTPRRPFEKERLDQELKLIGEYGLRNKREVWRVKYTLAKIRKAARDLLTREEKDPKRLFEGNALLRRLVRVGVLDEGKMKLDYVLGLRVEDFLERRLQTQVFKSGLAKSIHHARVLIRQRHIRVRKQVVNIPSFIVRLDSQKHIDFSTRSPLGGGRPGRVKRRNMRRAQSGGGGEEEEDED; encoded by the exons ATGCCGAGAGTGGTGTGCAGCAAAACCAGCGTGACGCCAAGACGTCCTTTTGAGAAGGAACGTCTTGATCAAGAATTGAAGCTGATCGGCGAGTATGGGCTGCGTAATAAACGTGAGGTTTGGCGTGTGAAGTACACCCTGGCCAAGATCAGAAAGGCTGCTCGTGATCTCCTCACACGTGAAGAGAAAGATCCTAAGAGGTTGTTTGAAG GTAATGCATTGCTGCGTCGTCTGGTCCGCGTCGGAGTACTTGATGAGGGCAAAATGAAACTTGATTACGTCCTGGGTCTACGAGTGGAAGACTTTCTGGAACGTCGTCTGCAAACGCAAGTGTTCAAGTCTGGCCTAGCCAAGAGCATTCATCACGCCCGTGTACTCATCCGACAACGTCACATCCG CGTCCGTAAGCAAGTCGTCAACATCCCTTCCTTCATTGTTCGTCTGGATTCCCAGAAGCACATTGACTTCTCTACACGTTCTCCTCTCGGTGGTGGACGTCCTGGCCGTGTGAAGCGAAGGAACATGCGTAGAGCTCAAAGTGGTGGTGGTGGagaagaagaggaagatgaGGATTAG